The proteins below come from a single Cricetulus griseus strain 17A/GY chromosome 6, alternate assembly CriGri-PICRH-1.0, whole genome shotgun sequence genomic window:
- the Kcng1 gene encoding potassium voltage-gated channel subfamily G member 1, translated as MTLLPGDNSDYDYSALSCASDTSFHPAFFPQRQAIKGVFYRRAQRLRPQDDLHQGSSLGDRRRQIIINVGGIKYSLPWTTLDEFPLTRLGQLKACTNFDDILSVCDDYDVTCNEFFFDRNPGAFGTILTFLRAGKLRLLREMCALSFQEELLYWGIAEDHLDGCCKRRYLQKIEEFAEMVEREGEEELLDSEDQDTEGPSASEGRLGRCMRKLRDMVERPHSGLPGKVFACLSVLFVTVTAVNLSVSTLPSLREEEEQGQCSQMCHNVFIVESVCVGWFSLEFLLRFIQAPSKFAFLRSPLTLIDLVAILPYYVTLLVDGAASSRRKPSTGNSYLDKVGLVLRVLRALRILYVMRLARHSLGLQTLGLTARRCTREFGLLLLFLCVAIALFAPLLYVIENEMADSPEFTSIPACYWWAVITMTTVGYGDMVPRSTPGQVVALSSILSGILLMAFPVTSIFHTFSRSYLELKQEQERVLIRRAQYLIKTKSQLSGMSQDSDILFGSASSDTRDNN; from the exons ATGACCCTGTTACCGGGAGACAACTCAGACTATGACTACAGTGCCCTGAGCTGTGCCTCGGACACCTCCTTCCACCCAGCCTTTTTCCCACAGCGCCAGGCCATCAAGGGTGTCTTCTACCGCAGGGCCCAGCGGTTGCGACCGCAGGACGACCTGCACCAGGGCAGCTCACTTGGGGACCGCAGGCGACAGATCATCATCAACGTGGGTGGCATCAAGTATTCTCTACCATGGACCACGCTGGACGAGTTCCCACTGACGCGGCTGGGCCAGCTCAAAGCCTGCACCAACTTCGACGACATCCTGAGTGTGTGTGACGACTACGATGTGACCTGCAACGAGTTCTTCTTTGACCGAAACCCCGGAGCCTTCGGCACCATCCTCACCTTCCTGCGGGCCGGCAAGCTGCGGCTGCTGCGGGAGATGTGTGCCCTGTCCTTCCAGGAGGAGCTGCTCTACTGGGGCATCGCCGAGGACCACCTGGATGGCTGCTGCAAGCGCCGGTACCTGCAGAAAATTGAGGAGTTTGCGGAGATGGTGGagagggagggtgaggaggagcTGCTGGACAGCGAGGACCAAGACACTGAGGGTCCATCCGCCAGTGAGGGCCGCCTGGGCCGCTGTATGAGGAAGCTGCGGGACATGGTGGAGAGGCCACATTCAGGGCTGCCCGGCAAAGTGTTCGCCTGCCTGTCCGTTCTATTTGTCACTGTCACGGCTGTCAACCTGTCTGTCAGCACCCTGCCCAGCCTGCGGGAAGAAGAAGAACAG GGCCAGTGTTCCCAGATGTGTCACAATGTCTTCATCGTGGAATCAGTGTGCGTTGGCTGGTTCTCCCTTGAGTTCCTGCTGCGGTTCATCCAGGCACCCAGCAAGTTCGCCTTCCTACGGAGTCCACTGACCCTCATCGACCTGGTGGCCATTCTACCGTACTATGTCACGCTGCTGGTGGATGGCGCTGCCTCCAGCCGCCGCAAGCCAAGCACCGGAAACAGCTACCTAGACAAGGTCGGGCTGGTGCTGCGCGTGCTGCGGGCACTGCGCATCCTCTATGTGATGCGCCTGGCTCGACACTCACTGGGACTGCAGACCCTGGGGCTCACAGCCCGCCGCTGCACACGTGAGTTCGGGCTTCTGCTGCTTTTCCTGTGCGTGGCCATTGCCCTCTTTGCCCCGCTGCTCTACGTCATCGAGAACGAGATGGCAGACAGCCCGGAATTCACCAGCATCCCTGCCTGCTACTGGTGGGCTGTCATCACCATGACAACCGTGGGGTACGGAGACATGGTACCCAGGAGCACACCTGGCCAGGTGGTGGCTCTGAGCAGCATCCTCAGCGGGATCCTGCTCATGGCTTTCCCTGTCACCTCCATCTTCCATACCTTCTCCCGCTCTTACCTGGAGCTCAAGCAGGAACAAGAGCGGGTGCTGATCCGCAGGGCCCAGTACCTCATCAAAACCAAGTCGCAGCTCAGTGGCATGTCCCAGGACAGTGACATCTTGTTTGGAAGTGCCTCTTCAGACACCAGGGATAACAACTGA